One window of the Marinilactibacillus sp. Marseille-P9653 genome contains the following:
- the coaA gene encoding type I pantothenate kinase, whose amino-acid sequence MQESDTFYIIDRDEWKELNEHTRLTLTDEELESLRSLNDRISMKDVKEIYVPILQILHTHIKHYDERQSEMKTLLNQPARKDPYIIGIAGSVAVGKSTLARLLQMMMDRAYSNRKVDLITTDGFLYPNEVLKEKNSLNRKGFPESYDMQRLIRFMGDVKSGHRNIEVPVYSHKFYDIIPDEYAVIDQPDILIVEGINVLQLPANEKIFVSDFFDFSFYVDAEPERIEKWYLERFGLLLDTAFQDPTNYYYELATGNREKAFDTARKVWKAVNLTNLEEYILPTRFRADMIVHKTTDHFIDQLLLKKH is encoded by the coding sequence ATGCAAGAATCGGATACGTTTTATATTATTGATAGAGATGAATGGAAAGAACTCAATGAACATACTAGATTGACCCTGACCGATGAGGAATTAGAATCACTAAGATCACTGAATGACCGGATTTCAATGAAAGATGTTAAAGAAATTTACGTACCTATTTTGCAGATATTGCACACACATATCAAGCACTATGATGAACGTCAAAGCGAAATGAAAACGCTATTGAATCAACCAGCTAGAAAAGATCCTTACATTATAGGGATCGCTGGAAGTGTGGCTGTTGGAAAAAGCACTTTGGCCAGACTTCTTCAGATGATGATGGACCGAGCATACTCGAATAGAAAAGTGGATCTGATTACGACAGATGGATTCCTTTATCCAAATGAGGTATTGAAAGAGAAAAATAGTCTGAACCGTAAAGGCTTCCCGGAAAGCTACGATATGCAGCGTTTGATTCGCTTTATGGGAGACGTGAAAAGTGGACACCGAAACATTGAAGTTCCAGTATACTCACATAAGTTCTATGACATTATCCCTGATGAATATGCCGTCATTGATCAACCAGATATTTTGATTGTGGAAGGGATCAATGTTTTACAACTACCGGCAAATGAAAAAATCTTTGTCAGTGACTTTTTTGATTTCAGTTTCTATGTAGATGCTGAACCAGAACGCATTGAAAAGTGGTATCTGGAACGATTCGGTTTACTGCTAGATACTGCCTTTCAAGATCCTACCAATTATTACTATGAACTAGCAACCGGAAATAGAGAGAAAGCTTTTGATACAGCACGTAAAGTCTGGAAAGCGGTCAATCTGACAAACCTGGAAGAGTATATTCTTCCCACAAGGTTTAGAGCAGATATGATTGTCCATAAAACGACAGATCACTTTATTGATCAGTTGTTGTTGAAAAAACACTAG
- a CDS encoding SDR family NAD(P)-dependent oxidoreductase, whose protein sequence is MSIFSSDVFKGKHALVTGATGGIGRETAKVLAAMGANVTITGRKEQVLSELKKEIENESPNAEVLMYVADLTDAMDREELVLVAEETFGTISLLVNSAGMTGGGILEELTQEELERVMHLNHTVPILLTQRIYKNMKKDRKGSIVNVSSLSGVRGTYGGTAYTGSKFALNAFTQSFALEAIEHNVRVNGVCPGYVDTEMGRNGIRSKGEQAGRSFEEQFKIESEKLPTGRITNPDEVANTIAYLLSDAAENIVGENINLSGGSVMR, encoded by the coding sequence ATGTCTATTTTTTCATCTGACGTATTTAAGGGGAAACATGCTTTAGTTACAGGAGCGACCGGAGGGATTGGTCGTGAGACAGCGAAGGTATTAGCAGCTATGGGTGCGAATGTTACGATTACGGGTAGAAAAGAACAGGTTTTGAGCGAATTAAAAAAAGAAATCGAAAACGAGTCGCCGAATGCTGAGGTTCTGATGTATGTTGCCGACTTAACAGATGCAATGGACAGAGAAGAATTAGTTCTAGTCGCAGAAGAAACGTTTGGAACCATTTCCTTATTAGTTAATTCAGCTGGGATGACGGGTGGAGGCATTTTGGAAGAATTAACCCAAGAAGAGTTGGAGCGCGTGATGCACTTAAATCACACAGTCCCGATTCTCTTGACACAAAGAATTTATAAAAATATGAAAAAAGATAGAAAAGGTTCCATTGTAAATGTTTCGTCTCTTTCAGGTGTGAGAGGAACGTATGGTGGAACGGCGTACACTGGATCTAAGTTTGCACTGAATGCATTCACTCAATCTTTTGCACTAGAAGCGATTGAACACAACGTTCGAGTTAATGGTGTCTGTCCAGGGTATGTTGATACTGAGATGGGAAGAAATGGTATTCGTTCTAAAGGCGAGCAAGCAGGTCGTAGTTTTGAAGAACAATTTAAAATCGAAAGCGAAAAACTACCAACTGGACGCATTACAAATCCAGATGAAGTGGCTAACACAATCGCTTATTTATTATCGGATGCCGCAGAAAATATTGTCGGAGAAAATATCAACTTATCAGGTGGATCGGTAATGCGTTAA
- a CDS encoding HIT family protein: MDPIQLGHLLIISKSHTNSIIDLTSERLLELIMLEKKIVEVLENNFNILGVSIIQNNGKVMDDGTHFHVHIVPRYTEDKFWDNQTVARRNIDLNHLKEVLSYI, from the coding sequence ATTGATCCAATACAGTTAGGACACTTATTGATAATTTCGAAATCACATACTAACAGTATTATAGACCTTACATCAGAGAGACTTTTAGAGCTGATAATGTTGGAGAAGAAAATAGTGGAAGTTTTAGAAAATAACTTTAATATTCTAGGCGTTAGTATTATTCAAAATAACGGTAAAGTTATGGATGATGGAACTCATTTTCATGTACATATAGTTCCTAGATACACAGAAGACAAATTTTGGGATAATCAAACAGTTGCTAGACGAAATATTGATCTAAATCATTTGAAGGAAGTATTGTCGTACATATAA
- a CDS encoding DUF1905 domain-containing protein, with translation MIKIIDNQKLELHYKEGFGSWTYHLRLPGTADIKGKWGHLKVSGTIDDFEVKNIYLAPRKYEDKIISINKEIRDAIGKNGGDIVTVTLYLHD, from the coding sequence ATGATAAAAATAATTGATAATCAGAAACTCGAGTTGCATTATAAAGAGGGATTTGGATCATGGACCTATCACCTTAGACTTCCAGGAACAGCTGACATTAAAGGGAAATGGGGACATTTAAAAGTATCTGGTACAATTGACGATTTTGAAGTCAAAAACATTTATTTGGCTCCAAGGAAATATGAAGATAAGATCATTTCAATCAATAAGGAGATTAGAGACGCAATAGGGAAAAATGGAGGGGACATAGTAACGGTAACTTTATATTTGCATGATTGA
- a CDS encoding type II toxin-antitoxin system RelE/ParE family toxin, protein MYQIEWTEYSRDDYDKLDGSQKTFVDKALNRIKLRGMDAGQPLHGALAQCNKLKNKKMGLRVIFREVQGKLEVIQVVVIGKRDKKTVYKIAENRIN, encoded by the coding sequence TTGTACCAAATTGAATGGACAGAATACTCAAGAGATGATTATGATAAGCTTGACGGAAGCCAAAAGACTTTTGTTGATAAAGCTCTTAATCGTATTAAATTGCGTGGTATGGACGCTGGTCAACCGTTACACGGCGCTTTAGCTCAATGTAATAAACTGAAAAACAAAAAAATGGGACTTCGCGTTATTTTTAGAGAAGTACAAGGTAAACTTGAAGTGATCCAAGTTGTTGTTATTGGAAAAAGAGATAAAAAAACCGTCTATAAAATTGCTGAAAATCGTATAAACTAA
- a CDS encoding type II toxin-antitoxin system Phd/YefM family antitoxin codes for MAMKILDIPTSSISEVKRSPMEVFQKADKEAAGVYVFNREKVAGVMLTQKQYETLNKEVDGLYDQIADLIAEKRLLNEKVATFSDSEVRGSIANEVPTIDEEDGWE; via the coding sequence ATGGCCATGAAAATATTAGATATTCCAACATCTTCTATTTCTGAAGTAAAAAGGTCTCCTATGGAGGTCTTTCAAAAAGCTGATAAAGAAGCTGCTGGGGTTTATGTCTTTAATCGAGAAAAAGTAGCTGGAGTTATGTTGACACAAAAACAATATGAAACATTAAATAAAGAAGTTGACGGTTTATATGATCAAATTGCTGATTTAATTGCTGAAAAAAGATTACTGAATGAAAAAGTAGCTACTTTTTCTGATAGTGAAGTCCGTGGATCAATAGCAAATGAAGTGCCTACTATCGACGAAGAAGATGGGTGGGAGTAA
- a CDS encoding metalloregulator ArsR/SmtB family transcription factor, with protein MNTEVCTTNLIHKEKVATIKKNLINNDLSTLLVLGKCFSDYSRIKIFYALETYKEMCVCDLAAVLDASMATTSHHLHFLKKHGVAKSRQDGKIVYYSFANEDVFSAVRAFLNTSENLSMKL; from the coding sequence TTGAATACAGAAGTATGTACAACTAATTTAATACATAAAGAGAAAGTAGCAACTATAAAAAAAAATTTAATTAATAATGATTTATCAACTTTGCTTGTGCTAGGAAAATGTTTTTCAGATTACTCTAGAATTAAAATTTTCTATGCGCTAGAGACTTATAAGGAGATGTGTGTCTGCGATTTAGCAGCGGTATTAGATGCTAGTATGGCTACAACATCGCACCATTTACATTTTTTGAAAAAGCATGGAGTGGCAAAATCACGTCAAGATGGAAAAATAGTTTATTACTCATTCGCAAATGAAGACGTCTTTTCGGCTGTTCGGGCTTTTTTAAACACATCAGAAAATCTATCTATGAAACTTTAG
- a CDS encoding CadD family cadmium resistance transporter, translated as MLQSIISAIAVYISTSIDYLFILLIIFSQSHTKKGLRQIYLGQYLGTGILVAVSLFAAYVLNFIPQDWIIGLLGLIPIYLGIRVAMVGEEEEEEEEVVEKLESRGTNRLFWTVALITIASGGDNLGIYIPYFTSLVVSEIVISLVVFAISVAVLCYISYKLAKISFVSETLEKYERIIVPVVFIGLGIFILVENGTIQTVLNLLN; from the coding sequence TTGTTACAAAGTATTATTTCAGCAATCGCTGTTTACATTTCTACCAGTATTGATTATTTATTTATCTTGTTGATTATTTTTTCTCAAAGTCATACGAAAAAAGGTCTCCGTCAGATTTATTTGGGGCAATACCTTGGAACAGGTATTTTAGTAGCCGTAAGTTTATTTGCAGCTTATGTGCTGAATTTTATTCCTCAGGATTGGATTATTGGACTTCTTGGATTAATACCGATTTATCTAGGAATTCGAGTTGCCATGGTTGGTGAAGAGGAAGAGGAGGAAGAAGAAGTTGTTGAGAAACTAGAATCTCGAGGAACAAATCGCTTGTTCTGGACAGTTGCTTTAATAACAATTGCGTCTGGTGGAGATAATTTAGGTATTTATATTCCTTACTTCACTTCTTTAGTTGTTTCAGAAATTGTTATTTCTCTAGTTGTATTTGCTATCTCCGTGGCGGTTCTTTGCTATATCAGTTATAAACTGGCAAAAATTTCTTTTGTCTCTGAAACGTTAGAAAAATATGAACGAATTATCGTCCCTGTGGTGTTTATTGGATTAGGAATCTTTATTTTGGTTGAAAATGGAACCATACAAACAGTTCTCAATTTATTAAACTAG
- a CDS encoding helix-turn-helix transcriptional regulator codes for MKPSLTSPLENESIQEVSKIFKIISDPTRLSILFLLQKEELSVGTIAQSLSMEQSAISHQLKTLKTSRLVKAKRAGKSMIYSLDDLHIFSILEQVLTHIKEPEK; via the coding sequence ATGAAACCATCGTTAACTTCTCCATTAGAAAATGAATCTATACAAGAGGTAAGTAAGATCTTTAAAATTATCAGCGACCCCACACGACTGTCGATTTTATTCCTTTTGCAAAAGGAAGAACTGAGTGTTGGAACTATTGCGCAGTCTTTGAGTATGGAACAATCCGCAATTTCTCACCAATTAAAAACGTTAAAGACTTCAAGATTAGTAAAAGCGAAAAGAGCTGGTAAAAGTATGATCTATAGCCTTGACGATCTTCATATTTTTAGTATCCTTGAGCAAGTTTTGACCCATATCAAAGAACCAGAAAAATAA
- a CDS encoding heavy metal translocating P-type ATPase, translating into MKDIQEKDTHEHGSHNHDHNHGKMPIVLYFIGLALALIALFLDGENSLLQNSLFSIASISAGYHVIILEGIGETIENTKNKKKFTPNSHILMGTASLGASLIGNFWEGTLLILIFSGAHFLEDYAEGRSKREITKLLEMNPTTARLITSDGNTTIVDVNELKVGDQLQVLNGDQVPIDGTILSGSTSIDESSINGESIPKEKSKGDGVFGSTINGTGTFTMEVTKENKDTVFSKILQLVNQNQENQTKASSIIQKFEPKYVKFVLIAIPLFILLTPVLFDWTWSQSIYRGLVLLVAASPCALAAATVSVTLSATSNLAKRGVLSKGSSYLSQLADIQAIAFDKTGTLTKGKPEVTNDYFADSVDKESMIDIVVALEKESNHPLASAILKKYEQKNKLAIEVENQIGKGLTGVYNGKTYRIGKPSSFDAVSDEYTRLNKEWASEGKTVVYVSENEQVIVLIGLMDVPSENAKATIDYFKKLGIHTTLITGDSEMTGQAVGKQLGVDQVIANVMPEDKSKIITEQQENYGVTAMVGDGVNDAPALVKADVGIAMGDGTDVAVDVSDLVLMKNDLSKLVKAHEISLKMNRVTWQNIIFSMAVVAFLVVVSLLGLTDIAISVIIHEGSTLVVILNGLRLLKTK; encoded by the coding sequence ATGAAAGATATTCAGGAGAAAGACACTCACGAACATGGTAGTCATAATCATGACCATAATCACGGAAAAATGCCCATTGTATTATACTTTATTGGTTTAGCATTGGCACTCATTGCGTTATTTTTAGACGGAGAAAATAGTTTGTTACAAAATAGTTTATTTTCAATCGCTTCAATTAGCGCTGGCTATCATGTCATTATTCTTGAAGGAATTGGTGAAACGATTGAAAACACTAAAAATAAAAAGAAATTTACACCCAACTCGCATATTTTAATGGGAACAGCTTCACTAGGAGCTTCTCTGATAGGAAATTTTTGGGAAGGAACTTTATTGATACTTATCTTCTCTGGAGCACATTTTCTTGAGGATTACGCTGAAGGAAGAAGTAAAAGAGAAATTACCAAGTTGTTAGAAATGAATCCAACAACAGCTAGACTGATCACGAGTGATGGAAATACAACAATCGTGGATGTGAATGAATTAAAAGTGGGAGATCAACTTCAAGTATTAAACGGTGACCAAGTGCCTATTGACGGTACCATATTATCTGGGTCTACTTCCATTGACGAATCTTCTATTAATGGTGAGAGTATCCCAAAAGAGAAGTCAAAAGGAGACGGAGTTTTTGGGAGTACAATTAACGGAACAGGTACGTTTACAATGGAAGTCACGAAAGAAAATAAAGATACTGTTTTTTCAAAAATTTTACAGCTAGTAAATCAAAATCAAGAGAATCAAACAAAAGCTTCTAGCATTATCCAAAAATTTGAGCCTAAGTATGTTAAATTCGTTTTAATTGCAATTCCACTATTTATTTTACTCACTCCTGTACTTTTTGATTGGACATGGTCACAAAGTATCTATAGAGGACTAGTTCTTTTAGTTGCGGCTTCACCGTGTGCTCTAGCGGCAGCTACTGTATCTGTAACATTATCAGCTACGTCGAATCTAGCAAAAAGAGGTGTACTTTCAAAAGGAAGTTCCTATTTGTCGCAGTTAGCTGATATTCAAGCCATTGCCTTTGATAAAACTGGAACCTTAACTAAAGGAAAACCTGAAGTAACAAATGATTATTTTGCTGATTCTGTGGACAAGGAAAGTATGATTGATATCGTAGTGGCTCTTGAAAAAGAATCAAATCACCCATTAGCAAGTGCTATTTTAAAAAAGTATGAACAAAAAAATAAACTAGCTATTGAAGTGGAAAATCAGATTGGAAAAGGTTTAACAGGTGTTTATAACGGAAAAACTTATCGTATAGGAAAACCGAGCTCTTTTGACGCTGTATCTGATGAATACACACGTTTGAATAAAGAATGGGCTTCAGAAGGTAAGACGGTTGTATACGTATCAGAGAATGAACAAGTAATCGTTCTTATAGGATTAATGGATGTTCCAAGTGAAAATGCGAAAGCAACGATAGATTATTTTAAGAAACTTGGTATCCATACTACTTTAATAACTGGGGACTCTGAAATGACAGGACAAGCCGTCGGTAAACAATTAGGAGTAGACCAAGTGATTGCAAATGTCATGCCGGAAGATAAATCGAAAATTATCACTGAACAACAAGAAAATTATGGCGTGACCGCTATGGTGGGAGATGGTGTAAATGACGCACCTGCTCTTGTGAAAGCAGATGTTGGAATTGCTATGGGAGATGGTACTGATGTTGCAGTAGATGTCTCTGATTTAGTTTTAATGAAAAATGATTTATCTAAATTAGTCAAAGCTCATGAGATTTCTTTAAAAATGAATCGTGTTACTTGGCAAAACATTATTTTCTCAATGGCCGTTGTAGCCTTTTTAGTTGTCGTTAGTTTATTAGGATTAACGGATATAGCCATTAGTGTCATCATTCATGAAGGAAGTACCTTAGTCGTAATACTAAATGGTCTACGATTATTAAAAACTAAATAA
- a CDS encoding ECF transporter S component: MNKNKKMTLRDVIAMSVISIVFGILYLFWIFINGTFGAAIGPFSTAILSGLWIMACTVCGYIIQKPGVAFVAQMMAALTEVLVGSVSAGSVLILGFTQGLACELILLILMYKAWGRKTIILMGMAGTMGNFLTSYYLFEWNLLAPWMLTSLIIIMLLSGGITGWWSVLIAESLGKTGVLDSFPVMKGNQGRAVDG, translated from the coding sequence ATGAACAAAAATAAGAAGATGACTTTGCGCGATGTGATTGCAATGTCGGTGATTTCAATTGTTTTCGGAATCTTATATCTTTTCTGGATTTTCATTAACGGAACGTTCGGAGCAGCTATAGGGCCTTTTTCTACAGCTATTTTATCCGGTTTATGGATTATGGCATGTACAGTGTGTGGTTACATTATTCAAAAACCAGGAGTGGCTTTTGTGGCACAAATGATGGCGGCTTTAACAGAAGTACTTGTCGGTTCGGTTAGCGCAGGTTCTGTTTTAATACTTGGTTTTACACAAGGACTAGCGTGTGAACTGATTCTACTGATTTTGATGTACAAAGCTTGGGGAAGGAAGACGATTATTCTGATGGGAATGGCTGGAACGATGGGGAACTTTTTAACGTCGTATTACTTATTTGAATGGAATCTTTTGGCGCCTTGGATGTTGACTTCTTTGATCATCATCATGCTCTTAAGCGGTGGTATTACCGGATGGTGGAGTGTGTTGATTGCAGAGTCATTGGGTAAAACGGGGGTACTAGATTCCTTCCCCGTAATGAAAGGAAATCAAGGACGTGCTGTTGATGGCTAG
- a CDS encoding ABC transporter ATP-binding protein, which yields MARIKCENLTIQYPFRKKPAIEDFSAVFSSGKRTLLIGPSGAGKSSLILALNGLIPQSIEASVTGKILVGEIDPQASAQGSLSKQVAILFQDPETQFCMVTVEEEVAFGLENLSYSKIEMDKVIESSLKKVGLFDRRKEAIYSLSGGMKQKLAFACLMAIDPDVLILDEPTANLDPQSSRDLIKLLNEWSKDTGKTLIVIEHQVEDVLPIIDEVIALDKEGYKIVQGSPREVFQQQGKILMKEGIFLPYASTLALKTGENWNPFPLTGIELKGQIEASSPPLPIVLNEKKETLLKVSNLTFHYPEQASLFNDLSFSVEKGSIVAIVGENGAGKSTLAKLMVRALTPEAGSISFKQKNLQDYSDTEFLQEVSLVFQRPELQFIAESVAAEMAFGPSLLQLENWETETDVLLEEFGLAKLKKAHPYTLSQGQKRRLSVAIMLANGQKCLILDEPTFGQDAANTKALMAQLVKKQQEGFTFIMITHDMDLVERYASKVIVLDEGKCLYQGSPQALFHTPSNHSIVSQANLIVPEQLSLERLVNESRGKQYA from the coding sequence ATGGCTAGGATAAAATGTGAAAACTTAACTATCCAGTATCCTTTTAGAAAAAAACCTGCAATCGAAGATTTTTCTGCTGTATTCTCAAGCGGTAAGAGAACTTTGCTGATTGGTCCCAGTGGTGCCGGGAAAAGTTCTCTTATCTTAGCACTGAATGGATTGATTCCCCAATCCATAGAGGCATCCGTTACAGGAAAAATCCTAGTGGGCGAGATTGATCCACAAGCAAGCGCACAAGGAAGTTTAAGCAAGCAAGTTGCAATACTTTTTCAAGACCCCGAAACACAGTTTTGTATGGTCACAGTAGAGGAAGAAGTGGCTTTTGGTCTGGAAAATCTCTCTTATTCAAAAATAGAGATGGATAAAGTGATCGAGTCGTCTTTAAAAAAAGTCGGGTTGTTTGATCGTCGAAAAGAGGCTATTTATTCGCTGTCTGGAGGGATGAAGCAGAAATTGGCTTTTGCCTGTTTGATGGCAATTGATCCGGATGTACTGATTCTGGATGAACCGACTGCTAATCTGGATCCGCAATCCAGTCGAGACTTAATCAAATTACTCAATGAGTGGTCGAAGGATACCGGGAAAACCTTGATTGTGATTGAACATCAAGTCGAAGACGTACTACCGATCATAGACGAGGTCATTGCTTTGGATAAAGAAGGCTATAAAATCGTACAAGGTTCTCCGCGAGAAGTGTTTCAGCAACAAGGAAAGATCTTAATGAAAGAAGGCATTTTTCTACCTTACGCTTCTACATTGGCTTTGAAAACTGGAGAAAACTGGAATCCTTTTCCTCTAACGGGAATAGAATTGAAGGGTCAAATAGAAGCATCTTCTCCACCTCTTCCAATAGTTTTAAATGAGAAGAAAGAGACATTACTTAAAGTGTCTAATCTAACTTTTCACTATCCAGAACAAGCATCCTTGTTTAATGATTTATCCTTTTCCGTAGAAAAAGGTAGTATCGTAGCGATTGTTGGAGAAAACGGAGCAGGAAAATCTACATTAGCAAAACTGATGGTTCGGGCGTTAACACCTGAGGCTGGAAGTATCTCATTTAAACAAAAAAATTTGCAAGATTATAGCGATACAGAATTTCTGCAAGAAGTTAGCTTAGTCTTTCAAAGACCAGAATTACAGTTTATTGCGGAGTCGGTTGCAGCGGAAATGGCATTTGGTCCGTCTTTGCTTCAACTAGAAAACTGGGAGACAGAAACGGATGTCTTGCTTGAAGAGTTTGGTCTGGCTAAATTGAAAAAGGCACATCCTTATACCTTGTCACAAGGACAGAAAAGACGTCTATCGGTTGCCATTATGTTAGCGAATGGACAAAAATGCTTGATACTAGATGAACCGACATTTGGTCAAGATGCAGCGAATACAAAGGCGTTAATGGCGCAATTAGTTAAGAAGCAACAAGAAGGCTTTACCTTTATTATGATCACACATGATATGGATTTAGTGGAGCGGTATGCTTCTAAAGTGATTGTACTGGATGAAGGGAAATGCTTGTATCAAGGCTCACCGCAAGCCTTGTTCCATACCCCTTCGAATCATTCTATTGTCAGCCAAGCAAACTTGATTGTGCCGGAACAGTTGAGTTTGGAGAGACTTGTAAACGAAA